The nucleotide window GAATGAAAGCCAGTCCCTTAACGAGACCGAGCTCCTGAATTTGATGCTTACTCAGGGTATCAACATAGGAACCTGGGCTCCAGGGGAACTCCAGAAATTGGTTGATACCGGAAAAGTAGTTCTCCTTCCCGAAAGTACCTATGAGCAATGGTTCTCGGAATTACCTGAAGAGAGACAGCAGGAGGTCATTGACCAGTGGGGTCCGGCTCCTGGAAAGATCATGGTCTGGGAAAACGAGAGTGGAAAATACCTCGTAATTCCCAGAATCGAGGTAGGGGAAAATATTATTCTGGCTCCGCAGCCTTCAAGAGGCTGGCTTGATGATAACGAAGCTCTTTATCATGACAAGGATTTACCTCCTCACCACCAGTACATTGCTTTCTACCTCTGGCTCCAGCATTCCAAGGAAGAAGGGGGATTCGGCAGTGATGCCCTTGTCCACTTCGGCAGGCATGGGACCCAGGAATGGCTGCCTGGAAAAGAGTTTGGGCTCTCTCGGTATGACTGGCCTTCCCTGATGATAGGTGATAAGCCCGTGGTTTATCCTTATGTCATGGACGGGCTTGGTGAAGGCAATGAGGCAAAGCGCAGAGGAGGAGCAGTCATAATTGACCATCTTGTCCCGCCGATTCTTTCAGCAGGAAGCTATGGGGATTATGCAAACCTGAGCGAAGCTATCCAGAACTATGAACAGGCAGATACAAACGCTTCCCTTAAAGCGGCTCACAGGTCTGAGGTTTTAAACCTGACTCAGTCTCTTTCCCTGGATGAAGATTTCAACATGACAGAGGCAGAAAACAACGAGACTTACTTTAATACCACTTTCCTGGAAGGGCTTGAAGATCTTCTGGACGAGTATAAGAGCCAGTCCATGCCTTACGGGCTGCATGTCCTGGGCACAGGCCCGAAAGGAGAGCAGCTTGTGGGCATGGTAAATTCCATGCTAGGTACTGAGTTTGCTGATTCGGTTAATGAATTCAATAAAACCGAAGGAGCCCAGCTTTATCTGCTTGACCTGGTCCTGAACCAGGGAGTCAACTCCACAAATGCCCAGAAGAAGGTACTTGGGAAAGGAAACGAAACCGTCAATACCTTCCTTTCCAGTGCGAAAGAATATGCTGAAAATCTGTCTCTTGGGGAAGAGGAAATCAATCAGGTTCTTAAAGCCCTGAACGGCAGTTTTATACCCGGGAACCTCGGAGGCGACCCTGTAAGAAATCCTGAAACTCTACCGTCAGGAAGAAATTTCTACGCTTTTGACCAGCGGATAGTGCCGACAGAAGCTGCCTGGACTCTCGGGCAGGAAATGGCTGACCAGATGCTTGAAGCCTACGTTGCCGAGCACGGAGCCTACCCGAAAAAGGTGGCTTACGTCCTCTGGGCAGGAGAAACCACAAGGCACGAAGGGGTTATGGAAGCAGAGATCCTCTACTTGCTAGGGGTCAAGCCTGTGTGGAACAGCGGCAGGGTAGTTGATGTGGAAGCTATTCCTATGGAAACACTGGGAAGACCGAGAATTGATGTGGTAATGCAAATTTCAGGCCTTTACAGAGACATGTACCCTGACAAGGTTCGCTTGCTGGACAAGGCCGTAAAACTGGCTTATGCCCAGGAAGACTCTCCCAATTATGTCAGGGAAAATGCAGATGCTCTGAAATCTTCTTTGGCGAGTGAAAGTTCCTTTAATGAAAGTGAAGCTCTGGACCTTGCCCTGCTCAGGATTTTCGGGTCTTCGGATGGCGCCTACGGCACAGGCCTTCCCAATGCAGTTTCTGCAAGTGATACCTGGGAAACCAATGGCGCACTTGCAGAGCTTTACATTAGCAAGATGTGCAATGCCTACGGAGAAGATGTATGGGGCGAAAACCTGAAGGAACTTTTTGAAAAGAACCTTGAAGGAACTGAAGCTACAGTACACAGCCGGAGTACAAACCTCTATGGAACCCTGGACAACGATGACTTTTTCCAGTACATGGGAGGGCTGAATCTTGCGGTCAGTTATGTTTCGGGAGGAGAGTATCCTGATTCATATATCACGAACATGCTGACAAACGGAGACGAGAAAACCGAAACCCTGGAAAAGTTTCTCACGAGAGAAACATACTCCAGATATTTCAATTCAAAATGGATCGAAGGTATGCAGGGTAACGGTTATGCAGGAGCCAGGGAAATGTCGGATTTCGTTGAGAACCTCTGGGGCTGGGAAGCTACGAACCCGGACTTGATCAGTGATGACGTATGGAACCAGGTATATAAGACGTACATGGCAGATCAGGAACTAAGAGACTGGGTTAAGCAGAATAATCCTTATGCTTACCAGGCCATGACAGCCCGGATGCTGGAGACTGCCCGCAAAGGGAACTGGGATGCTTCGGATGAGGTACTCGAAAGCCTGGCCACGGAATATGAAGAATCCGTAGTTGAAGATGGGGTTACTTGCTGCCACCATACCTGCGGAAACCCCCTTCTCAACAGCTACGTATCAGGCATGGTCTCAGTCCCGGGTTTTAGCGAAGCAATAGAAAATGCTACGCAGGAATCTCTTGAACAGGAAGAGACTGAAAAACAAAGCAGCAGTGGTGAGAAACACAGCAGTAGCGGGAATAAAGGAAGTTCGACGCCTGTAATTAGGAGTACAGGGAGCAGCAATCAGACTGTTGTAGAGAGCGATGCAGGATACGGAGTCGATTCTCCCGAACCTGCTCCCGAGGTCTCAAAATCAGCTGCTGACCAGGATTATGTTGAAGGCTATGAAATGCAAAAAGACTCTACAGACGAGCCAGATAATAGCGGTTTCTCATTTTCGGGTTCCGATATTTTTGGGATTCTCTTCGTAGTAGCAGCCATTGGTGGAATCTATCTCGGATTCTATAAAAAGAAGGTGTAAAAGTAATAAAAAGAAGGTGTAAAAGTACATTGAAAGAAGAGAGCTTTCATTTGATGCTCTTTTCTTTTCCGTTTTCTTTTTCCATTTTCTTTTTTCGTTTTCTTTTTCCATTTTCTTTTTTGATTTTTTATATGGTTATTTTTCCTTAGAGCATGTTTTAAAATTTAAACCATTTCTACAATTGGATGTTCTACAATTGGATAATGGTCAACGGAACTTTAAATTCATATAACAAATTTTTCTGAAATTTGCTTGTTTTCCTTTGTTCATATTGAAGACTAATTATAATGACTCTATAGGAATTCTCTCTAAACTTGTTTTCACTAAGCTCGATTTAAACCTTGAAACTTGACGCTACAAGCCCATTTCAAAATACCCATTATATTACAGTACTCAAAAATTTGACTTTAAATTTATAGAAATATTGGCAGCTATTCAGTCATCAAATTCAAAATCAAGGGATGCTCATTTTGTAGTCATAATCGGCATCATATTTTCTGTAGTCAGAAGTAAGCTCTTCGCCTTGTTGTATATCTCTTGCAGCGAAAGTTATTCCTTCGTTCTCTTCTTCGGGAGTTTCGTCTATGCAATTAGGATCATCGGAGTGATTAAAAAAACGAGCATCATCAAGACATAGAATATATTTATTTGTATCCGGATTAAGATATGCGTATTTCAAAAAACATTCTTTAGTTGTCTCCGGTAGTTTAGCAAGTTCATTTTTATCAATTTTGATATCAAATCCAGAGTGAAATTTCCATATTACAGTTCCTTTTGGAATAAATTGATTAGCGAAAAGACCAATACCATTTATCTTACTTGGCCCTATTTTTGTGTTTGTTAACAGCATAAGGAAAAAGTGTGAGTTAAAATATTTGAGTATTTCGATGATAATGGTAGCATTATAAAAACCAAACCATATTTCATAATACATAATTTATCTAGTTCAATGTTTAACAATGCTCTTTTCTTTTCCATTTCTGAAATTCAGGTATATGTTGACATTAAAGATAGTACTTTATCTCGTTTTATTTGAAAATGGCAGTGTTATGAATTTGCTGCAAATTATAAGTCAAGTTTTTGTACGTTGTGGATAATTTTGACCTTTTGATATATGTTTGCAATAAATACTCAAATAATGCTAATTATGTTTATTTTGTCATAATATTTGGCAAGTGTTATATAAAATAATGAATATTTGAATATTTATGTGGAAAAGGGTAATGTTGTTTACGACGCTAATTTTTGTTAGCAGTTTAATGATCACCACTGCTGGGGCAGCACCGGTAATCATAAGCTTTAAAGATAAAACTGATCCAGAAATTGTACAGCTTCATGGAAAAGTAACGCACAGCTACAAGTACATACCTGCAGTGGCTGCTGACCTTCCGGAACAGGCAATTGAGGATCTGAAAAAAAATAACAAAATCGCATGCATAGAACCGGACTATGAAGTAAGTGTACTGGAAGAGGTCGTACCGTGGGGAATAACTAGAATTGGGGCTCCAGTGGTACATACAAATGGTAACAAAGGGACTGGAATAAACGTTGCAATAATTGATACCGGAATTAATTATAATAATCCTGACCTGCGTGACAATTATAAAGGAGGATATGATTTCGTAAATGATGATGCCAATCCTCTTGATGATAACGGGCATGGGACACATTGTGCCGGTATCATTGCTGCCGCACATAATAATATAGGAGTTATCGGCGTTGCTCCTGAAGCAAATCTCTATTCACTTAAAACTGTTAATGGTACAGGAAGCGGTAATGTCAGCGACTTGATATCTGCAATTGAATGGGCAATTGATACCTGTAAGGATGCGGATACTTCAAACGATATTCAGATTATATCCATGAGTCTGGGTTCAAACGATAGAGTGACAGCACTGGAAACAGCATGCTCACGAGCATACGATTCCGGAATTCTGCTGGTTGCAGCTGCTGGAAACGATGGAAATGAAAGAGGAACAGGAGATTCTGTAGATTATCCCGGAGCCTACGGTTCAGTAATAGCAGTTGCTGCAACCGATTCCATGAATAAAAGGGCCTCATTTTCAAGTACAGGACCAGCTGTTGAGCTTGCTGCGCCAGGCGTTAATATCCTCTCAACCTATCAGGATGGCTGGGCTTCGTTAAGCGGAACATCCATGGCATGTCCTCATGTTGCAGGAACTGCAGCACTGGTTCTGGCAGCAAGCCCATCTTTTACCAATGACAATATAAGAAGCAGGCTTGCACAAACAGCTACAGATCTCGGTACTTCAGGAAGAGATAATCTGTACGGATATGGACTTGTGAATGCAGAAGCTTCAGCAGCCGACAGTACCTGTGAAACAACGATGAAAAATCGGAAAGTATCCTAAAAAACACTGGAGATAGTTTTATCTTAAGCTGACTAGTTTGGATAAAAAAGAAATACTTTTAAAAACATTACAAATTCGGCTATCAGTAAGATAATCAGTAAGATGACCAGTAAGGTAATCAGTAAGGTAATCAGTAAGGTAATCAGTAAGGTAATCAGTAAGGTAATCAGTAAGGTAATCAGTAAGGTAATCAGTAAGGTAATCAGTAAGGTAATCAGTAAGGTAATCAGTAAGGTAATCAGTAAGGTAATCAGTAAGGTAATCAGTAAGATATTTACTGACTATAATTATCAGAAGATTTTTATACATACGACTGTATTGTTATCCTGGCAGGTCGATGGTTCTATTTCAGACGTAAAAGCTACCTCCTAAATCAGATTGTTTTCACAAAGACCCCTACTAAAACTCCCATTTATCGGCCTGCTGTATCCTCCCTTTTTAGAAAAAGGTTTTAAAAACCTATTCTCTTTACTTATTTTCCTACACACAATGAAAAGAATTACATGAACTCTTACCGGAATTTATTAATTGGAAAGCATGATCACCTTAGAAGCTTCCTGCTTTTTTGATTACAGAATCTCTATTGCGGTCAATTTTCAGCCCTAGTTTTTCCTATCGATGACCGTAACCTATGGAATGATCGAGTTCAGAAAAGCTTCAGTAAAAATTTGTTAAAAATAGAAAGATAAATTAGGAAGACGTGCCTACTGTTAATCGTTATGTTTTGGGAAAGGTGATTGATTGGGTACTGAAAGTCTTCGGACTTATAATAAAATCGAACCATCTTCATTTTCTATGAATGATAGAATAATACAAATTATCGGGTTCTCTACGTTACTACTATGGCTCGTAGTATATGTGATCAAAGAAATCAATTTTAACCAATACGAAAAC belongs to Methanosarcina barkeri 3 and includes:
- the cobN gene encoding cobaltochelatase subunit CobN encodes the protein MNEKSNKEISLLNKKIKASIMAFLMFLMLFSISSAAGSVDLQYELVASTTSDAEGNYLFSDIPDGDYTLIALYNEDKWRRADEQIRIQNGADLSVNLDTSSRDIDENESQALFEMSGSEANPSGSAKISGFTRQKQMNADPIPLGSTKVLLLKETGTEAQDNSGETQSNSSKTQDNSGETQSNSSETQDNSGETQSNSSKTQENSSQIQSNSSQIQSNSSQIQSNSSNNQNLNIAIVTGYRSHELPLKNLMEKLNNDSSLNLTLNCFMADYVMENDVDLSTMDIIYINMLSPSTAQKLTPTVDSAITNGCVVIDDDTLLNESIPLPEDQIESYREKLNNYWLNGAYEQDNLKNLVFCIASDCCGRSDLQYEEPHTLPERAIYHTNMTGYFTDSLDTYLAWYSNRSDGGHVYDPAKPTVAITMYQSYFPFQIEPIDALISKLEAKGYNVIATYGSDNLSSGDFFKQGDEVLVDAIISFTYFGNKFDAEDLDVPVINGIIDNYMNKTEYETNSRPLPADKMMKLDLQELWGAIDPIIMAATEVDPETETETSVSIDYQVDWLVDRVESWVNLSEIPGSDKKVAIIYYNHGGGKDNIGASYLDVIPSLSNLLDAMAKDGYDLNESQSLNETELLNLMLTQGINIGTWAPGELQKLVDTGKVVLLPESTYEQWFSELPEERQQEVIDQWGPAPGKIMVWENESGKYLVIPRIEVGENIILAPQPSRGWLDDNEALYHDKDLPPHHQYIAFYLWLQHSKEEGGFGSDALVHFGRHGTQEWLPGKEFGLSRYDWPSLMIGDKPVVYPYVMDGLGEGNEAKRRGGAVIIDHLVPPILSAGSYGDYANLSEAIQNYEQADTNASLKAAHRSEVLNLTQSLSLDEDFNMTEAENNETYFNTTFLEGLEDLLDEYKSQSMPYGLHVLGTGPKGEQLVGMVNSMLGTEFADSVNEFNKTEGAQLYLLDLVLNQGVNSTNAQKKVLGKGNETVNTFLSSAKEYAENLSLGEEEINQVLKALNGSFIPGNLGGDPVRNPETLPSGRNFYAFDQRIVPTEAAWTLGQEMADQMLEAYVAEHGAYPKKVAYVLWAGETTRHEGVMEAEILYLLGVKPVWNSGRVVDVEAIPMETLGRPRIDVVMQISGLYRDMYPDKVRLLDKAVKLAYAQEDSPNYVRENADALKSSLASESSFNESEALDLALLRIFGSSDGAYGTGLPNAVSASDTWETNGALAELYISKMCNAYGEDVWGENLKELFEKNLEGTEATVHSRSTNLYGTLDNDDFFQYMGGLNLAVSYVSGGEYPDSYITNMLTNGDEKTETLEKFLTRETYSRYFNSKWIEGMQGNGYAGAREMSDFVENLWGWEATNPDLISDDVWNQVYKTYMADQELRDWVKQNNPYAYQAMTARMLETARKGNWDASDEVLESLATEYEESVVEDGVTCCHHTCGNPLLNSYVSGMVSVPGFSEAIENATQESLEQEETEKQSSSGEKHSSSGNKGSSTPVIRSTGSSNQTVVESDAGYGVDSPEPAPEVSKSAADQDYVEGYEMQKDSTDEPDNSGFSFSGSDIFGILFVVAAIGGIYLGFYKKKV
- a CDS encoding SET domain-containing protein produces the protein MLLTNTKIGPSKINGIGLFANQFIPKGTVIWKFHSGFDIKIDKNELAKLPETTKECFLKYAYLNPDTNKYILCLDDARFFNHSDDPNCIDETPEEENEGITFAARDIQQGEELTSDYRKYDADYDYKMSIP
- a CDS encoding S8 family serine peptidase — protein: MWKRVMLFTTLIFVSSLMITTAGAAPVIISFKDKTDPEIVQLHGKVTHSYKYIPAVAADLPEQAIEDLKKNNKIACIEPDYEVSVLEEVVPWGITRIGAPVVHTNGNKGTGINVAIIDTGINYNNPDLRDNYKGGYDFVNDDANPLDDNGHGTHCAGIIAAAHNNIGVIGVAPEANLYSLKTVNGTGSGNVSDLISAIEWAIDTCKDADTSNDIQIISMSLGSNDRVTALETACSRAYDSGILLVAAAGNDGNERGTGDSVDYPGAYGSVIAVAATDSMNKRASFSSTGPAVELAAPGVNILSTYQDGWASLSGTSMACPHVAGTAALVLAASPSFTNDNIRSRLAQTATDLGTSGRDNLYGYGLVNAEASAADSTCETTMKNRKVS